A genomic stretch from Edaphobacter aggregans includes:
- a CDS encoding threonine aldolase family protein, which yields MIDLRSDTVTQPTPAMRQAMAAAEVGDDVYSEDPTVNRLEQEAATIFGREAAIFVPTGTMGNQIAIRLHTEHGQEVICEARSHILDWEMAMTAAFSGCQARTVAGERGILTWSQIKPAIGAKIYYRAQTGLICIENTHNMAGGTVTPLPILEEIWTGARDAGLPVHLDGARVFNAATALGIGVAELTRGFDTVMFCLSKGLGAPVGSMLVGSREAIDRARIFRKALGGGMRQAGVLAAAGLIALKEMLARLGDDHANARLIAEAIAADSTAEIDLDAVQTNIVIFTLRNNGDASAFCDALKQKGVLASSVGPHSVRFVTHYDVDRSACEEAASIIVALLRSF from the coding sequence ATGATCGATCTACGCAGCGACACCGTTACCCAACCGACCCCAGCCATGCGTCAGGCCATGGCCGCAGCCGAAGTTGGCGACGACGTCTACAGCGAAGACCCCACCGTCAACCGGCTCGAACAGGAGGCCGCCACGATCTTCGGCAGGGAGGCCGCGATCTTTGTCCCCACCGGAACCATGGGCAACCAGATCGCCATTCGCCTCCACACCGAGCACGGCCAGGAGGTCATCTGCGAAGCCCGCTCGCACATTCTCGACTGGGAGATGGCCATGACCGCTGCCTTCTCCGGCTGTCAGGCCCGCACCGTTGCAGGCGAACGCGGCATCCTCACCTGGTCACAAATCAAACCAGCCATCGGAGCGAAGATCTACTACCGCGCCCAAACCGGCCTCATCTGCATCGAGAACACGCACAACATGGCCGGAGGTACCGTAACGCCGCTCCCAATCCTCGAGGAAATCTGGACCGGCGCCCGCGACGCCGGCCTCCCGGTACATCTTGACGGCGCACGAGTCTTCAACGCAGCCACCGCGCTTGGCATCGGAGTCGCAGAACTCACTCGCGGGTTCGACACGGTAATGTTCTGCCTATCGAAGGGCCTGGGCGCGCCCGTAGGCTCCATGTTGGTCGGCAGCAGGGAAGCGATCGACCGCGCACGCATCTTCCGCAAAGCACTTGGCGGAGGCATGCGTCAGGCAGGCGTCCTTGCCGCTGCCGGACTGATCGCGCTGAAAGAGATGCTGGCTCGTCTCGGGGACGATCACGCCAACGCCCGCCTTATAGCGGAAGCCATAGCCGCTGATTCAACGGCAGAGATCGACCTGGACGCAGTCCAGACCAACATCGTCATCTTCACCCTCCGTAACAACGGCGATGCTTCGGCCTTCTGTGATGCACTCAAGCAGAAGGGAGTACTCGCAAGCTCTGTCGGCCCACATTCGGTACGCTTCGTGACGCACTACGACGTCGATCGATCCGCCTGCGAAGAAGCGGCTTCCATCATCGTTGCGTTGTTGCGTTCCTTTTAG
- the hemW gene encoding radical SAM family heme chaperone HemW, whose protein sequence is MTTPAGVYISVPFCKAKCTFCNFASDAFGSGRMQGYVDRLCMEIRESRPSAEKMSAILPHQVDSIYFGGGTPSLLTPEQFRQIFEALHDQFEVARNPEITLECAPGQLANDTLDELLRQGMNRISFGVQSFVDRESSAVGRLHTAEQCIAEIARVRSVGIEEIGLDLIAGLPHQTEQSWRYSLDQAIATGVPHLSVYMLEVDEESRLGKEILAGGARYHASAVPSEDDAAVWYQIACEAFDAAGIAQYEISNFARHGHASRHNLKYWHREPYIGFGLDAHSMLLSNEAAVRFANTSDLDVYLNQTTTANPPCLHQLAKLANANEVDIIGYTEAFEESLFLGLRLNEGVSIESLRQQFGETMLQDTMESLQEVHDAGLLEIDAERIRLTPRGRMVSNEVFSRVLVSAAA, encoded by the coding sequence GTGACCACCCCTGCCGGTGTCTACATCTCGGTGCCGTTCTGCAAGGCAAAGTGCACATTCTGCAACTTCGCGTCCGATGCTTTTGGCTCCGGTCGGATGCAGGGCTACGTCGACCGCCTATGCATGGAGATCCGAGAGTCGCGGCCATCAGCCGAAAAGATGAGTGCTATCCTGCCGCACCAGGTCGACTCAATCTACTTCGGCGGAGGAACCCCAAGCCTCCTCACACCAGAACAATTCCGGCAGATATTCGAAGCCCTGCACGACCAATTCGAAGTCGCCCGCAATCCAGAGATCACACTCGAGTGCGCCCCCGGACAGTTGGCCAACGATACGCTTGACGAGCTACTCCGCCAGGGCATGAACCGCATCAGCTTCGGAGTCCAGTCGTTCGTCGACCGTGAGTCCTCCGCAGTCGGTCGCCTGCATACCGCCGAGCAGTGCATCGCGGAGATAGCCCGTGTGCGATCTGTCGGCATCGAAGAAATCGGCCTCGATCTAATTGCAGGCCTGCCGCACCAGACCGAACAAAGCTGGCGATACTCACTCGATCAGGCCATCGCCACTGGAGTCCCTCACCTCAGCGTCTACATGCTGGAAGTGGACGAAGAGTCGCGCCTAGGCAAGGAGATTCTCGCTGGCGGAGCACGCTACCACGCATCAGCCGTCCCCTCCGAAGATGACGCGGCCGTCTGGTACCAGATCGCCTGCGAAGCCTTCGACGCAGCCGGCATCGCGCAGTATGAGATCTCAAACTTCGCCCGACACGGCCACGCATCGCGCCACAACCTGAAGTATTGGCATCGCGAGCCTTATATCGGATTCGGTCTCGACGCACACTCTATGCTCCTCTCCAACGAGGCCGCAGTAAGGTTTGCAAACACAAGCGATCTGGACGTCTATCTCAACCAAACCACCACAGCGAATCCGCCCTGCTTGCACCAACTCGCAAAACTCGCGAACGCAAACGAAGTAGACATCATCGGCTACACCGAAGCCTTCGAAGAGTCCCTCTTCCTCGGCCTGCGATTGAACGAGGGTGTCAGCATCGAAAGTCTCCGCCAGCAGTTCGGCGAGACAATGCTGCAAGATACGATGGAATCATTGCAGGAAGTACACGACGCCGGTCTCCTCGAAATAGATGCAGAAAGAATTCGCCTGACTCCACGCGGACGAATGGTCTCGAATGAGGTCTTCAGCCGCGTACTTGTCTCAGCGGCAGCATAG